Proteins co-encoded in one Kutzneria chonburiensis genomic window:
- a CDS encoding glutamate synthase subunit beta, translated as MADPNGFLKFARAEAPKRPAAERVHDWAEVYAPLASAEREQQVRTQAGRCMDCGIPFCHSGTAGCPLGNLIPEWNDLVRRGDWSQAGDRLHATNNFPEFTGRLCPAPCEAACVLNATPAAGGAVAIKRVEQTIADVSWESGLVPPRQAAVASGKRVAVVGSGPAGLAAAQQLTRAGHDVTVYERDDRLGGLLRYGIPEFKMEKKVLDRRLAQLRAEGTRFVTSCEVGVDLTVSQLQSSYDAVVLAVGALRGRDAPEIPGRGLAGVHLAMEHLVPANRACEGDGPTSVDAAGRHVVIIGGGDTAADCLGTAHRQGAASVVQLDQYPEPPSTQDFSVSPWPTWPLIIRNYPAHDEGGSRMHSVAVQRFVGDADGHVRSIELRQVRVGRDADGRRVVEPVSDEIEVIPADLVLLAIGFEGVEQMPLLDGLGIGLSPRNTLSVDSAWQTSTPGVFACGDAHRGASLVVWAIAEGRSVAHAVDRHLTGSSELPSPVQPNLLPLAVV; from the coding sequence GTGGCTGACCCGAACGGTTTTCTCAAGTTCGCCCGGGCCGAGGCCCCCAAGCGGCCCGCCGCCGAGCGTGTGCACGACTGGGCCGAGGTCTACGCCCCGTTGGCTTCGGCCGAGCGGGAGCAGCAGGTGCGCACCCAGGCCGGTCGTTGCATGGACTGCGGCATTCCCTTCTGCCACAGCGGAACCGCCGGTTGCCCCCTCGGCAACCTGATCCCCGAGTGGAACGACCTGGTGCGTCGGGGTGACTGGTCCCAGGCCGGGGATCGCTTGCACGCCACCAACAACTTCCCCGAGTTCACCGGACGTCTCTGCCCCGCCCCGTGCGAGGCGGCGTGTGTTCTCAACGCCACCCCCGCCGCCGGTGGTGCCGTTGCCATCAAGCGCGTCGAGCAGACCATCGCCGACGTCTCTTGGGAAAGCGGCCTTGTCCCGCCCCGCCAGGCCGCCGTGGCGTCCGGCAAGCGCGTCGCCGTCGTCGGCTCCGGTCCCGCCGGCCTCGCTGCGGCCCAGCAGCTCACCCGCGCCGGCCATGACGTCACCGTGTACGAGCGGGACGACCGTCTCGGCGGTTTGCTGCGCTATGGCATCCCCGAGTTCAAGATGGAGAAGAAGGTCCTCGACCGTCGGCTCGCCCAGCTTCGCGCCGAGGGCACCCGCTTCGTCACCTCGTGCGAGGTCGGCGTCGACCTCACCGTGTCGCAGCTCCAGTCTTCTTACGACGCCGTCGTTCTCGCCGTCGGCGCCCTTCGCGGCCGTGACGCACCGGAGATCCCCGGGCGTGGTTTGGCCGGCGTGCATTTGGCCATGGAGCACCTTGTCCCCGCCAACCGTGCGTGCGAGGGCGACGGTCCCACTTCCGTCGACGCCGCCGGCCGGCATGTCGTCATCATCGGCGGCGGCGACACCGCTGCTGACTGCCTCGGCACCGCCCACCGCCAGGGCGCCGCTTCCGTCGTGCAGCTCGACCAGTACCCCGAGCCTCCGTCCACTCAGGACTTCTCCGTCTCCCCTTGGCCCACCTGGCCGTTGATCATCCGCAACTACCCCGCCCACGACGAGGGCGGCTCCCGCATGCATTCCGTTGCCGTGCAGCGTTTCGTCGGCGACGCCGACGGCCACGTCCGCTCCATCGAACTCCGCCAGGTCCGCGTGGGGCGCGATGCGGATGGTCGCCGTGTCGTCGAGCCCGTCTCCGACGAGATCGAGGTCATCCCCGCCGACCTCGTCCTGCTCGCCATCGGCTTCGAGGGCGTCGAGCAGATGCCTTTGTTGGACGGCTTGGGCATTGGGTTGTCCCCCCGCAACACCCTCTCCGTCGACTCCGCGTGGCAGACCTCCACCCCCGGCGTCTTCGCCTGCGGCGACGCCCACCGCGGCGCTTCCCTCGTCGTCTGGGCCATCGCCGAGGGCCGCTCCGTCGCCCACGCCGTCGACCGCCACCTCACCGGCTCCTCCGAGCTCCCTTCCCCGGTCCAGCCCAACTTGTTGCCGCTGGCCGTCGTCTAG
- the gltB gene encoding glutamate synthase large subunit, translated as MTIFSALPGRQGLYDPSAERDACGVAMVADIKGRRSHGIVVDALTALANLEHRGAAGAEPTSGDGAGILLQVPDALLRDVCEFALPKAGEYAAGIAFLPAEAEERARAVELIERIAGEESLEVLGWRDVPVDPEAAGVGPTARSVMPHFAMLVVAGIADADGVRPSDVDLDRLTFCLRKRSERDSVVAGVGAYFPSLSARTLVYKGMLTTGQLPAFFPDLVDSRLTSAIALVHSRFSTNTFPSWPLAHPFRYVAHNGEINTIRGNRNRMRARESLLASDLIPGDLARLYPIVDGDGSDSASLDEVLELLHLGGRSLPHAVLMMIPEAWENHATMDPKRRAFYQFHASLMEPWDGPACVTFTDGTLVGAVLDRNGLRPARWWRTDDDRVVLASEAGVLDLPPHRVVAKGRLQPGRMFLVDTLAGRIVDDDEVKDSLAAKQPYDEWLHAGLLELADLPDREHVMQSHESVVRRQLTFGYTEEELRILLGPMAETGAEPIGSMGSDTPIAALSKRSRLLYDYFVQNFAQVTNPPLDAIREEIVTSVSRVMGPEQNLLDPGPASCRHIGLPYPVIDNDELAKLIHVNDDGNLPGFACTVLSGLYEVDGGGAALAAAIERVRRQASEAIAAGARTLVLSDRDSDHRMAPIPSLLLVSAVHHHLVRTKERLRVALVVETGDCREVHHVALLLGYGAAAVNPYLAFETIEDLISQHAIAHIEPRVAIRRYVTALVKGVLKIMSKMGISTVGAYTAAQVFEAVGIAEPLLDEYFTGTHSKLGGVSLDELAAEVAVRHHRAYPDNPADRSHRRLEVGGEYAYRREGELHLFTPETVFLLQHATKTRRNEVYKQYTAEVERLVREGGGLRGLFKFASDRTPVPLEEVEPVESILKRFNTGAMSYGSISAEAHETLAIAMNRIGGRSNTGEGGEDADRLYDPARRSAIKQVASGRFGVTSEYLVHADDIQIKMAQGAKPGEGGQLPAHKVYPWIARTRHSTPGVGLISPPPHHDIYSIEDLAQLIHDLKNANEQARIHVKLVSELGVGTVATGVAKAHADVVLISGHDGGTGASPLNSLKHAGTPWEIGLAETQQTLMLNGLRDRITVQVDGAMKTGRDVIVAALLGAEEYGFATAPLVVAGCVMMRVCHLDTCPVGVATQNPVLRERYTGKPEFVEQYFQFVAEEVREILAELGFHTLDEAIGHAELLDTDEAVEHWKAKGLDLSPVFEVPAATRYGSARRRLRGQDHGLEHALDRTLIQLAEAALEDAHPVRLELPVRNVNRTVGTLLGSEVTRRYGGDGLPEDTIHVTLSGSAGQSLGAFIPRGVTVELIGDANDYVGKGLSGGRIIVRPHEDAPFAAERQVIAGNVIGYGATGGEIFLRGRVGERFCVRNSGMVAVSEGVGDHAFEYMTGGRAVVLGPTGRNLAAGMSGGIAYVLELDPMLVNTDMVDLQRPNADDLRWLRETVERHHKLTGSAVAASLLGDWPRRSAGFTKVMPRDYQRVLEAMRLARAQGRDVDEAIMEASRG; from the coding sequence GTGACGATCTTCTCCGCCCTTCCCGGCCGACAGGGCCTGTACGACCCGAGCGCGGAACGGGATGCCTGCGGTGTGGCCATGGTGGCCGACATCAAAGGGCGGCGGTCGCACGGCATCGTGGTGGATGCCCTGACCGCGCTGGCCAATCTCGAGCACCGTGGGGCCGCGGGCGCCGAGCCGACCAGTGGTGACGGTGCGGGCATTCTGTTGCAGGTGCCGGACGCGCTGCTGCGGGACGTGTGCGAGTTCGCGCTGCCCAAGGCCGGCGAGTACGCCGCCGGCATCGCTTTCCTGCCGGCCGAGGCCGAGGAGCGGGCTCGGGCCGTCGAGCTGATCGAGCGGATCGCCGGCGAGGAAAGCCTGGAGGTGCTGGGCTGGCGTGACGTGCCGGTCGACCCGGAGGCCGCCGGCGTCGGCCCGACCGCGCGCTCAGTCATGCCGCACTTCGCCATGCTCGTGGTCGCCGGCATCGCCGACGCGGACGGCGTTCGTCCGTCCGATGTGGACCTGGACCGACTGACTTTCTGCCTGCGCAAGCGGTCCGAGCGGGACAGCGTGGTCGCCGGCGTCGGCGCCTACTTCCCGTCGCTGTCCGCGCGCACGCTGGTGTACAAGGGCATGCTCACCACCGGCCAGCTGCCGGCGTTCTTCCCCGACCTGGTCGACTCCCGGCTGACCAGCGCCATCGCGTTGGTGCACAGTCGGTTCTCCACCAACACGTTCCCGTCGTGGCCGCTGGCCCACCCGTTCCGCTACGTGGCCCACAACGGCGAGATCAACACCATTCGCGGCAACCGGAACCGGATGCGCGCCCGTGAGTCGCTGCTGGCCAGCGACCTCATCCCCGGCGACCTGGCCCGGCTGTACCCGATCGTCGACGGCGACGGCTCGGACTCGGCCTCCCTGGACGAGGTGCTGGAGCTGCTGCACCTCGGCGGGCGCTCGCTGCCGCACGCAGTGCTGATGATGATCCCCGAGGCGTGGGAGAACCACGCCACCATGGACCCCAAGCGCCGCGCCTTCTACCAGTTCCACGCCAGCCTGATGGAGCCGTGGGACGGCCCGGCCTGCGTCACCTTCACCGACGGCACGCTGGTCGGCGCGGTGTTGGACCGCAACGGCCTGCGCCCGGCCCGCTGGTGGCGCACCGACGACGACCGCGTGGTGCTGGCCAGCGAGGCCGGTGTGCTCGACCTGCCGCCGCACCGCGTGGTGGCCAAGGGGCGGTTGCAGCCCGGCCGTATGTTCCTGGTGGACACCCTTGCCGGTCGCATCGTCGACGACGACGAGGTCAAGGACAGCCTGGCCGCCAAGCAGCCGTACGACGAGTGGCTGCACGCCGGCCTGCTCGAGCTGGCCGACCTGCCCGACCGTGAGCACGTGATGCAGAGCCACGAGTCCGTGGTGCGCCGGCAGCTCACCTTCGGCTACACCGAGGAAGAGCTGCGCATCCTGCTCGGCCCGATGGCCGAGACCGGCGCCGAGCCGATCGGCTCGATGGGCTCCGACACCCCGATCGCCGCGCTGTCCAAGCGATCCCGGCTGCTCTACGACTACTTCGTGCAGAACTTCGCGCAGGTGACCAACCCGCCGCTGGACGCCATCCGCGAGGAGATCGTCACCTCGGTGTCCCGCGTGATGGGCCCGGAGCAGAACCTGCTCGACCCGGGACCGGCCTCCTGCCGGCACATCGGGCTGCCGTACCCGGTCATCGACAACGACGAGCTGGCCAAGCTCATCCACGTCAACGACGACGGCAACCTGCCCGGCTTTGCCTGCACCGTCCTTTCCGGACTGTACGAAGTGGACGGTGGTGGCGCGGCGTTGGCCGCCGCGATCGAGCGGGTGCGCCGCCAGGCGTCCGAGGCGATCGCCGCCGGCGCGCGCACGCTTGTCTTGTCGGACCGCGATTCCGACCACCGCATGGCCCCGATTCCCTCGCTGCTGCTGGTTTCCGCCGTGCACCACCACCTCGTTCGCACCAAGGAGCGGCTGCGGGTGGCGCTCGTGGTCGAGACCGGCGACTGCCGTGAGGTGCACCATGTGGCGCTGCTACTGGGTTACGGTGCCGCCGCGGTCAACCCGTACCTGGCCTTCGAGACCATCGAAGACCTGATCAGCCAGCACGCCATCGCCCACATCGAGCCGCGGGTGGCCATCCGCCGCTATGTCACGGCGCTGGTCAAGGGCGTCTTGAAGATCATGTCCAAGATGGGCATCTCGACGGTCGGCGCCTACACCGCGGCCCAGGTCTTCGAGGCCGTCGGCATCGCGGAACCGTTGCTGGACGAGTACTTCACCGGCACCCACTCCAAGCTCGGCGGCGTGTCGCTGGACGAGCTGGCCGCCGAGGTCGCCGTCCGGCACCACCGCGCCTACCCCGACAACCCGGCCGACCGGTCGCACCGGCGGCTGGAGGTCGGCGGCGAGTACGCGTACCGCCGTGAGGGCGAGCTGCACCTGTTCACGCCGGAAACCGTGTTCCTGTTGCAGCACGCCACGAAGACCCGCCGCAACGAGGTCTACAAGCAGTACACCGCCGAGGTCGAGCGGCTCGTCCGCGAGGGCGGCGGGCTGCGCGGCCTGTTCAAGTTCGCCTCCGACCGAACCCCGGTTCCGTTGGAGGAGGTCGAGCCCGTCGAGTCGATCCTCAAGCGCTTCAACACCGGCGCCATGTCGTACGGCTCGATCTCGGCCGAGGCACACGAGACGCTGGCCATCGCCATGAACCGCATCGGCGGCCGGTCCAACACCGGCGAGGGCGGCGAGGACGCCGACCGGCTCTACGACCCGGCACGGCGTTCCGCCATCAAGCAGGTCGCAAGTGGACGGTTCGGCGTGACGAGCGAGTACCTCGTGCACGCCGACGACATCCAGATCAAGATGGCGCAGGGCGCGAAGCCCGGCGAGGGCGGCCAGCTGCCCGCGCACAAGGTGTACCCGTGGATCGCGCGCACCCGGCATTCCACGCCCGGTGTGGGTCTCATTTCCCCGCCGCCGCACCACGACATCTACTCCATCGAGGATCTGGCGCAGCTGATCCACGACCTGAAGAACGCCAACGAGCAGGCCCGCATCCACGTGAAGCTGGTGTCCGAGCTCGGTGTCGGCACGGTCGCCACCGGCGTGGCCAAGGCCCATGCCGACGTCGTGCTGATCTCCGGGCACGACGGCGGCACCGGCGCTTCGCCGCTGAACTCGTTGAAGCACGCTGGAACGCCGTGGGAGATCGGCCTGGCCGAGACCCAGCAGACCTTGATGCTCAACGGTTTGCGCGACCGGATCACCGTGCAGGTCGATGGGGCCATGAAGACCGGCCGTGACGTCATCGTCGCCGCTCTGCTCGGTGCGGAGGAATATGGCTTCGCCACCGCGCCGCTGGTGGTCGCCGGCTGCGTGATGATGCGCGTCTGCCACCTGGACACCTGTCCGGTCGGCGTGGCCACCCAGAACCCCGTGCTGCGCGAGCGTTACACCGGCAAGCCGGAGTTCGTCGAGCAGTACTTCCAGTTCGTGGCCGAGGAAGTCCGGGAAATCCTGGCCGAGCTTGGCTTCCACACCCTGGACGAGGCCATCGGGCACGCCGAGCTGCTGGACACCGATGAGGCCGTCGAGCACTGGAAGGCCAAGGGGCTGGACCTTTCCCCGGTCTTCGAGGTGCCCGCCGCGACCCGCTACGGCTCCGCCCGGCGGCGGCTGCGTGGTCAGGACCATGGCCTTGAGCACGCCCTGGACCGCACTTTGATCCAGTTGGCCGAGGCCGCCCTTGAGGACGCCCATCCCGTGCGGCTGGAACTGCCCGTGCGCAACGTGAACCGGACCGTGGGCACCCTGCTCGGGTCCGAGGTCACTCGTCGCTACGGTGGCGACGGCCTGCCCGAGGACACCATTCACGTGACCCTGTCCGGCTCCGCCGGACAGTCGCTCGGGGCGTTCATTCCTCGCGGTGTCACCGTCGAGCTCATCGGCGACGCCAACGACTACGTCGGCAAGGGCTTGTCCGGCGGGCGGATCATCGTGCGTCCGCATGAGGACGCGCCGTTCGCCGCCGAGCGGCAGGTGATCGCCGGCAACGTGATCGGCTACGGCGCGACCGGCGGCGAGATCTTCCTGCGCGGTCGGGTCGGCGAGCGCTTCTGCGTGCGCAACTCCGGCATGGTCGCCGTGTCAGAGGGCGTCGGTGATCACGCTTTCGAGTACATGACCGGTGGTCGCGCCGTCGTGCTCGGGCCTACCGGCCGCAACCTCGCGGCCGGCATGTCCGGCGGCATCGCCTACGTGCTCGAGCTCGACCCGATGCTCGTCAACACCGACATGGTCGACCTTCAGCGGCCCAATGCCGACGACCTGCGGTGGTTGCGCGAAACCGTTGAGCGGCACCACAAGCTCACCGGTTCCGCGGTGGCCGCGTCGCTGTTGGGCGACTGGCCGCGGCGTTCCGCCGGCTTCACCAAGGTGATGCCGCGGGACTATCAGCGTGTGTTGGAGGCGATGCGACTGGCCCGGGCCCAGGGCCGCGACGTCGACGAGGCGATCATGGAGGCGTCCCGTGGCTGA
- a CDS encoding ABC transporter substrate-binding protein: MNRTMSALFVVAALALTGCATHSEPATGTNTPAAGFPVTVTPTGGKAVTIATRPTHIVSLSPASTEDLFAIGAGQQVTAVDKLSDFPATAPKSDLDAYKPNVEAIAARKPDLVIVYSDTNNLVAGLEQLKLPVLLLKAATSLDDAYGQLALLGKATGHSAEADKLVGDMKSQIADVVAKTAKKPLSYFHELSADGYTVTSKTFVGQVYGLFGLRNVADAAGGAGDYPQLSAEQVVAADPNLIFLADTTCCQQSAATVAARPGWGTLKAVRNGNVVTLDDSVASRWGPRVVDLVKAVAAAVQKAS; this comes from the coding sequence GTGAACCGCACAATGTCCGCCCTGTTCGTCGTGGCCGCGCTGGCCCTGACCGGCTGCGCGACCCACAGCGAGCCCGCTACCGGCACCAACACCCCGGCCGCCGGTTTCCCCGTCACCGTGACGCCGACCGGCGGCAAGGCGGTGACCATCGCCACCCGGCCGACGCACATCGTGTCGCTGAGCCCGGCCAGCACCGAGGACCTGTTCGCCATCGGGGCCGGTCAGCAGGTCACCGCGGTGGACAAGCTGTCGGACTTCCCGGCGACCGCCCCCAAGAGCGATCTCGACGCGTACAAGCCGAACGTCGAGGCCATCGCAGCCCGCAAACCCGATCTGGTGATCGTCTACAGCGACACCAACAACCTCGTTGCCGGGCTTGAGCAGCTCAAGCTGCCGGTGCTGCTGCTCAAAGCCGCCACTTCGCTGGACGACGCCTACGGGCAGCTAGCGCTGCTAGGAAAGGCCACCGGGCACAGCGCCGAGGCGGACAAGCTGGTCGGCGACATGAAGTCGCAGATCGCCGACGTGGTGGCCAAGACCGCGAAAAAACCGCTGAGCTATTTCCACGAGTTGTCCGCGGACGGCTACACCGTGACGTCGAAGACCTTCGTCGGCCAGGTGTACGGCTTGTTCGGCCTGCGCAACGTGGCCGACGCCGCCGGCGGCGCGGGTGACTACCCGCAGCTGTCGGCCGAGCAGGTGGTGGCCGCCGACCCGAACCTGATCTTCCTGGCCGACACCACCTGCTGCCAGCAGAGCGCCGCGACCGTGGCCGCCCGTCCGGGCTGGGGCACGCTCAAGGCCGTACGTAACGGCAATGTCGTTACTTTGGACGACAGCGTGGCCTCCCGCTGGGGCCCGCGCGTGGTCGACCTGGTCAAGGCGGTCGCGGCCGCCGTGCAGAAGGCTTCCTGA